One window from the genome of Jeotgalibaca sp. MA1X17-3 encodes:
- a CDS encoding ABC transporter substrate-binding protein encodes MKKKTKTFLTLLSSIALLAACGGGNEENDSTQSAGAESTTTQTGGILNIGLAANVSSLDPTSYTSQYEANVVRQIGNTLIVYSKDFSEFIPSLSTEWAVSEDGLTYTFQLREGIKFQDGDYQDGREVTAEDVKFSLDRSAFDSALNRLSGIESIEVLGDYEVAFHLTTPSSAFMSMLTDPGNIIVPKEEVEGWGDQFAQHLVGTGPFSLKNFQSGQQIELVRNDNYWGASPNLDGVTFKIITDGNMMVNSLLSGDIHIATDVRGQNREVIKQGNNVELVSIPGFSTFYLDMNMMKGPTMDKKVREAIYMATNVDDIVNGVNQWGGAEVSYSPLPKASWGYMENSKDFIPEYDPVAAKELLAETEYADGFSINLYLSDARIPYGTIFQDQMKENLNIDIQLNPQEWGTYSETVSSGEADMNIGGWSWDPDPFFYLNQEFHSNNIGSLGNGRGYNNPEVDALLDNALTETDREKRVDLYHQALEIIMGDHSRIEIELSETANGLSKDVEGYDVRANNEVVIVNDDGVNVSLKDE; translated from the coding sequence TTGAAAAAGAAAACAAAGACATTTCTTACTCTACTTTCCAGTATCGCACTATTAGCAGCATGTGGAGGAGGAAATGAAGAAAATGATAGTACACAATCAGCAGGCGCAGAATCTACAACTACTCAAACTGGGGGCATTCTTAATATTGGGCTTGCTGCAAATGTAAGTTCATTGGATCCAACTAGCTACACCAGTCAATACGAAGCAAATGTGGTCCGCCAAATTGGTAATACTCTCATCGTATACAGTAAAGACTTTTCTGAATTCATACCTTCTTTATCTACAGAATGGGCTGTTTCGGAAGATGGTCTGACCTATACCTTCCAATTAAGAGAAGGAATAAAATTTCAAGATGGCGATTATCAAGATGGACGAGAAGTAACTGCAGAAGATGTGAAGTTTAGTTTAGACCGTTCTGCTTTTGACTCTGCATTGAATCGGTTGAGTGGAATTGAATCAATAGAAGTGCTAGGGGATTACGAAGTAGCTTTCCATTTAACAACTCCAAGCTCTGCTTTCATGTCGATGCTGACTGATCCAGGGAACATTATTGTTCCAAAAGAAGAAGTAGAAGGATGGGGAGATCAATTTGCTCAGCATTTAGTTGGTACTGGTCCATTCAGTTTAAAAAACTTCCAATCTGGTCAGCAAATTGAATTAGTACGTAATGATAATTATTGGGGAGCAAGTCCAAACCTGGATGGAGTAACATTCAAAATTATTACGGATGGAAATATGATGGTTAATTCTCTTCTTTCTGGTGATATTCATATAGCAACAGATGTACGCGGTCAAAACCGAGAGGTCATTAAACAAGGAAACAACGTGGAACTTGTAAGTATTCCTGGATTCTCTACTTTCTATCTAGATATGAATATGATGAAAGGTCCTACTATGGATAAGAAAGTCCGCGAAGCAATCTATATGGCTACTAATGTAGATGATATTGTTAATGGCGTAAATCAATGGGGAGGTGCTGAAGTTTCCTACTCTCCTCTTCCAAAAGCTTCTTGGGGTTATATGGAAAATTCCAAAGATTTTATTCCTGAATATGATCCTGTAGCAGCAAAAGAACTACTGGCAGAAACTGAATATGCAGATGGTTTCTCTATTAATCTATATCTATCTGATGCACGTATCCCATATGGTACGATTTTCCAAGATCAAATGAAGGAAAACTTGAATATTGATATTCAACTTAATCCACAAGAATGGGGTACCTACAGTGAAACAGTCTCCTCTGGTGAAGCTGACATGAACATTGGTGGATGGTCTTGGGACCCAGATCCTTTCTTCTATCTAAACCAAGAGTTCCATTCTAACAATATCGGTTCATTAGGTAATGGACGTGGGTACAATAATCCGGAAGTTGATGCTCTTTTAGATAACGCACTAACTGAAACAGATCGTGAAAAACGAGTAGATTTGTATCATCAAGCATTAGAAATCATTATGGGAGATCATTCTCGTATTGAAATTGAATTGTCTGAAACAGCAAATGGTCTTTCTAAAGATGTAGAAGGCTATGATGTACGTGCAAATAATGAAGTTGTTATAGTAAATGACGATGGAGTCAATGTATCATTGAAAGATGAATAA
- a CDS encoding M3 family oligoendopeptidase has protein sequence MKFSEYEYIRPDFKIYQAEAKAVIEKLKQATDEDEACAAVIEMNRLMIEQDKQAQIAFVRHTIDTKDAFYEAENDYWNEYSPLYDEIYDEYYRALLDSPYQSDLVTVLPEQYFKMAEYKLKTFSPEVIELLQKENELGSAYNKLIASAEIDFDNKTLNLSQLGPYMQSTDREIRKKASKASSEFYQQNEDKIDHIYDQLVQVRDRMAKKLGFKDFVELGYIRMERYDYDREMVQVYREQILKEVVPVVNKLNDRQAKRIGVEDLQYYDLNLKFLDGNATPKGDSAYIKEMGKKMYHELSPETAHFIDYMFEDELMDLETKEGKSGGGYCTFIPEYDSPFIFANFNGTSGDVDVLTHEAGHAFQVFQSRWIKQPELVFPTSESAEIHSMSMEFFTYPWMELFFKEETEKYKFSHLSGTLEFLPYGVLVDHYQHEVYEKPEMTPAERKDVWRKLEKMYTPHKNYSENPFLDKGTLWYRQGHIFDTPFYYIDYTLAQVCALQFWKRAIVDKDDEAWRDYLRICEVGGTLTFLQMVERANLKSPFEEGSLTDVIQAIDDVLSKVDDQNL, from the coding sequence ATGAAATTTTCAGAATATGAATATATACGTCCAGATTTTAAAATATACCAAGCAGAAGCAAAAGCAGTAATTGAAAAATTGAAACAGGCTACCGATGAAGATGAAGCATGCGCAGCGGTGATTGAAATGAATCGTCTCATGATCGAACAAGACAAACAAGCTCAAATTGCATTTGTTAGACATACCATTGATACGAAAGATGCTTTTTATGAAGCGGAAAATGATTATTGGAATGAATATTCACCCTTATATGATGAAATTTATGATGAATATTACCGCGCACTACTGGATTCACCTTATCAGTCAGATTTAGTTACGGTTTTACCAGAACAATATTTCAAAATGGCTGAGTATAAATTAAAAACTTTTAGTCCAGAAGTGATAGAGCTTCTTCAAAAAGAAAACGAATTAGGAAGTGCGTATAACAAATTAATTGCTAGTGCAGAAATAGATTTTGATAATAAAACATTAAATTTATCGCAATTAGGTCCGTACATGCAATCTACTGATCGAGAAATACGTAAAAAAGCTTCCAAAGCGTCCTCAGAATTTTATCAACAAAACGAAGATAAAATAGATCATATTTATGATCAATTAGTACAAGTACGAGATCGAATGGCTAAAAAATTAGGCTTTAAAGATTTTGTGGAATTGGGTTATATTCGTATGGAACGATATGATTATGATCGTGAAATGGTACAAGTGTATCGAGAACAAATCCTTAAAGAAGTAGTTCCCGTGGTCAATAAATTAAATGATCGCCAAGCAAAGAGAATTGGTGTCGAAGACCTTCAATACTATGATTTGAACTTAAAGTTCCTGGATGGTAACGCAACTCCAAAAGGGGACTCCGCTTATATTAAAGAAATGGGTAAGAAGATGTACCATGAGCTTTCACCAGAAACAGCTCATTTCATTGATTACATGTTTGAAGATGAGTTGATGGATTTGGAAACCAAAGAAGGGAAATCAGGCGGCGGATATTGCACCTTTATACCAGAATATGATTCTCCATTTATTTTTGCCAATTTCAATGGAACAAGTGGAGATGTGGATGTGTTAACTCATGAAGCAGGACATGCTTTTCAAGTGTTTCAGTCCCGCTGGATTAAGCAGCCTGAATTAGTATTCCCAACGAGTGAAAGTGCAGAAATTCATTCAATGAGCATGGAGTTTTTCACCTATCCATGGATGGAACTATTTTTCAAAGAAGAAACAGAAAAATATAAATTCTCACACCTATCCGGTACATTAGAGTTCTTACCTTACGGTGTACTAGTCGATCACTATCAACATGAGGTTTATGAAAAACCTGAAATGACTCCAGCAGAACGAAAAGATGTATGGCGAAAACTAGAAAAAATGTATACTCCGCATAAAAATTATTCAGAAAATCCATTTTTAGATAAAGGAACGTTATGGTATCGACAAGGGCATATCTTTGATACACCTTTTTACTATATCGATTACACCTTAGCTCAAGTTTGTGCTTTGCAATTTTGGAAACGAGCGATTGTCGATAAAGATGATGAAGCTTGGAGAGATTATTTAAGAATTTGTGAAGTGGGCGGTACGTTGACATTCCTACAAATGGTAGAGCGTGCAAACTTAAAATCACCATTTGAAGAAGGTTCGTTAACCGATGTAATACAGGCAATCGATGACGTCTTATCAAAAGTAGATGATCAAAACTTATAA
- a CDS encoding YveK family protein: protein MGETIGVFELIKLIKNKWFVIVLTSLAGFLLAFTVSTYVIQPQYVSTISLLVSRSQTEEEPLQQGEINTNIQMISTYRDMIENPVVLGKVMEQLPNSISAKELYDKIKVQTQGDSQIFSIKVTDSDPNRAALIANAVAEVFKDSIGSIINVKDMIILSPATPNPTSVSPDIKFNQAVGTIAGAVLGVASILIFTMVDTRVYDEYFISEQLEWNRLGTITSIRNEDHVPVKSPEKDNKKEKSVPIEQVKSSING from the coding sequence ATGGGAGAAACAATTGGAGTTTTTGAATTAATTAAGTTAATTAAAAACAAATGGTTTGTTATCGTATTGACAAGTTTAGCTGGGTTTTTATTAGCTTTTACAGTAAGTACATATGTTATCCAGCCGCAGTATGTTTCAACAATCAGTTTGTTGGTTAGTCGATCACAAACAGAAGAAGAACCCTTGCAACAAGGCGAAATTAATACAAATATTCAAATGATTAGTACTTATCGAGACATGATTGAAAATCCAGTAGTTTTAGGAAAAGTAATGGAACAATTACCAAATTCCATATCAGCTAAAGAACTATACGATAAAATTAAAGTGCAGACACAGGGAGATTCCCAAATATTCAGTATTAAAGTAACCGATTCAGACCCTAATCGTGCAGCCTTGATAGCCAATGCAGTAGCTGAAGTGTTTAAGGATAGTATCGGAAGTATCATTAATGTGAAAGATATGATTATTTTATCTCCAGCCACCCCCAATCCCACTTCTGTTTCTCCAGATATAAAATTCAACCAAGCTGTAGGAACAATAGCCGGAGCTGTCTTAGGAGTAGCATCCATTTTGATCTTTACTATGGTGGATACACGAGTATATGATGAATACTTTATATCAGAACAGTTAGAGTGGAACCGTCTAGGTACGATTACCTCTATTCGAAATGAAGATCACGTACCTGTAAAATCTCCAGAAAAAGACAACAAAAAAGAAAAATCAGTTCCTATTGAACAAGTGAAAAGTAGTATAAACGGATAA
- a CDS encoding sugar transferase: MMTPTQYKIKRLLDLVFGSIFFILSLLVIIPVGIAIKIADGGPMISKHIRVGQKSQLFVMYKLRTRKVEALTPENWGKVPVEWVTSVPDSFQYDKDTQTLGNVTRLGKVLRKTRIDELPQLWNVAIGNMSIVGPRPEVREIADHYDEEQMKRLSIKPGITGLAQIQGICNMPYGDKVRLDNEYVSQYSIWLDMKILLLTFELPWKTLSQPSHPNEKSIIR; encoded by the coding sequence ATGATGACACCTACTCAATATAAAATAAAACGATTATTAGATTTAGTTTTTGGAAGCATCTTTTTCATCTTGAGTTTACTGGTAATCATCCCTGTTGGAATTGCTATCAAAATAGCAGATGGGGGACCAATGATTTCCAAGCATATTCGGGTTGGTCAAAAAAGTCAACTGTTTGTAATGTATAAGCTACGCACAAGGAAAGTAGAAGCACTTACTCCAGAAAATTGGGGGAAAGTTCCAGTGGAATGGGTAACCAGCGTGCCTGATTCTTTTCAATACGATAAAGATACACAAACGCTTGGTAATGTTACGCGTTTAGGAAAAGTTCTGAGGAAAACTCGTATCGATGAGCTTCCTCAATTGTGGAATGTCGCCATTGGTAATATGAGTATCGTGGGTCCTAGACCAGAAGTTCGCGAAATTGCTGATCATTACGATGAAGAACAGATGAAGAGATTAAGTATAAAACCTGGAATAACTGGATTGGCTCAAATTCAAGGAATCTGTAATATGCCTTATGGAGACAAAGTACGGTTGGATAATGAATATGTAAGTCAATATAGTATTTGGTTGGATATGAAAATCTTACTACTAACATTTGAATTACCTTGGAAAACTTTATCACAACCGTCACATCCTAATGAAAAATCCATTATTCGCTGA
- a CDS encoding polysaccharide biosynthesis C-terminal domain-containing protein yields MLVAIQSINLSVLQVKGRSDLFLKLGLIQKATGFIAISIALLLRLGIMGLLWAMVIDSIMAYFINAFYSKRFLGYSIPEQLKDLRPIFLIAVVMAGLTYSLSYLLTINDILMVLIQVVFGVSVYILLSWIFKIEELKTIYQILQPIQKKIFKKVAPSR; encoded by the coding sequence ATGCTTGTTGCTATTCAGTCCATTAACTTGAGTGTTCTTCAGGTAAAAGGACGTTCCGATTTATTCTTAAAATTAGGATTAATTCAAAAAGCAACAGGATTTATTGCCATCAGTATTGCCTTACTTCTTCGATTAGGAATCATGGGATTGCTATGGGCAATGGTTATTGATTCTATTATGGCTTATTTTATTAATGCTTTTTATTCCAAACGGTTTTTGGGATATTCGATTCCCGAACAATTAAAAGATCTAAGACCCATCTTTTTGATTGCCGTTGTGATGGCAGGTCTTACCTACTCATTGAGTTATTTATTAACGATAAATGATATTTTAATGGTACTCATTCAAGTGGTATTTGGAGTGAGTGTGTACATTTTGTTATCTTGGATTTTTAAAATAGAAGAATTAAAAACGATTTATCAAATTCTACAACCTATTCAAAAAAAGATATTTAAAAAGGTTGCTCCAAGCAGATAA
- a CDS encoding lipopolysaccharide biosynthesis protein: protein MEKEKTLQKTTIHGMLWSFMDTAGTQVIQLIVHLILARLLTPKDFGIVGMVTIFIALSSVFVDGGLTNGLIREKESTQEDYSTIFYFNLSMAIILYILLFASAEYISVFFEQPQLVNIIKVIGLILIINAFGLIQKTILTKNINFRTQMKINVFSSILSGVIAIVCAISGWGVWSLVVRTMAMQFIQASLLCISNRWFPSLVFSISSFKRLFQFGWKLLLSNLITQLYGNLYSFIIGKSFSATTLGYYSNAVKFSDTAAYSLSVSVEKVSFPVLSSIQDDTARLKRGYKKIIKNAAYLSFPIMLGLAAIAEPFYELFSVKHGFLPFHIFNCFV, encoded by the coding sequence ATGGAAAAGGAAAAAACATTACAAAAAACAACAATCCACGGCATGCTTTGGAGTTTTATGGATACAGCAGGTACACAAGTGATTCAACTAATTGTTCACTTAATTTTAGCACGACTTTTGACTCCTAAAGATTTTGGGATTGTAGGTATGGTGACGATTTTTATTGCTCTTTCATCTGTTTTTGTAGATGGTGGTTTAACGAATGGATTGATTAGAGAAAAGGAATCTACACAAGAAGATTACTCCACAATTTTCTATTTTAATCTTTCTATGGCGATCATCTTGTATATTCTCTTGTTTGCATCCGCAGAATATATAAGTGTATTTTTTGAACAACCTCAGTTAGTAAATATTATTAAGGTGATTGGACTCATTCTGATCATCAACGCATTTGGGCTTATTCAAAAAACAATTTTAACAAAAAATATTAACTTTCGAACTCAAATGAAAATAAATGTGTTTTCATCTATCCTCTCAGGAGTAATTGCTATTGTTTGTGCGATAAGTGGATGGGGAGTATGGAGTTTAGTTGTACGAACGATGGCCATGCAATTTATTCAAGCATCTTTACTTTGTATTTCCAATCGCTGGTTTCCATCGTTGGTGTTTAGCATTTCTTCATTTAAAAGACTATTCCAGTTTGGTTGGAAATTACTCCTTTCGAATTTAATTACTCAACTGTATGGCAACCTATACTCCTTCATTATTGGAAAAAGTTTTTCTGCTACTACACTAGGGTATTATTCAAATGCAGTTAAATTCAGTGATACGGCTGCCTATTCACTTTCTGTTTCTGTAGAAAAAGTGAGTTTTCCTGTATTAAGCTCCATTCAAGACGATACAGCAAGATTGAAGAGAGGGTATAAGAAAATCATAAAGAATGCTGCTTATTTATCATTCCCAATTATGTTAGGTCTAGCAGCAATAGCCGAACCCTTTTACGAGCTCTTCTCGGTGAAGCATGGCTTCCTTCCATTCCATATTTTCAACTGCTTTGTATAG
- a CDS encoding S9 family peptidase yields MKTFSNAESLYDLISLSSPALGENNERLFYVKTTINKEQDDYQSAIFAINLSKGEEIAIVENGMQNTCPSIQNQQLLYLSNKKGINQVFLLNLKNGKEKQLTFSSHSISHVQWIPDENSFLFTSQLEKKGRKTFFWNEHRDKKEKPKAPFYRIDHLNYQANGIGFINQDLAHYLCQQDIETGEVKVISTQSTGYGLRRTVDNNREGTIVYFEKSLVEDDEYNHDSGIFAYERETESLQHITKKFQTGIFSEAAISPNGNYLAMVGNPLPYETPNQFSLFLYSIKEETIKEITKKIDIQFADNSVSDFFQNVGNPILQWNPDSSTFFVQSSEYGRVNLYEGTLDGELKKISPDNSVVKEYIVSETGVLYAFISQPEDPVQIKKFKNNEWTTLSHSTNQYYSNYSYATYREIQYEATDGGIIHGLMVLPAHFDENQKYPLILNIHGGPYTMHSLNFYYEAQYLAANGYIVLLVNPRGSYGYGQKHTSGVYKRYGKEDYTDLMTIIDQIILDYSFVDDKNLFVTGGSYGGFMTNWIVTQTNRFKAAVSQRSMSNFVSMFGTSDIGYFFYKNEMGYDLSNAKELWKISPLAYVQQVETPTLLIHALEDLRCPFEQAQQFYNGLKTSGKVAEMLVFPDSNHELSRTGRPSYRVERLEAILEWFGRAHNKEE; encoded by the coding sequence ATGAAAACCTTTAGTAATGCTGAGAGTCTTTACGATTTAATTTCTCTTTCTTCTCCTGCTCTGGGAGAAAATAATGAACGACTCTTCTATGTTAAAACAACGATCAATAAAGAGCAGGACGATTACCAGTCTGCTATTTTTGCTATTAATCTTAGCAAAGGTGAAGAGATAGCCATTGTTGAAAATGGAATGCAAAACACCTGTCCTAGCATCCAGAATCAGCAACTCCTTTATTTATCAAACAAAAAGGGAATAAATCAAGTATTTCTCTTGAATTTAAAGAATGGAAAAGAGAAGCAACTTACCTTTTCATCCCATTCTATTTCACATGTTCAGTGGATTCCGGATGAAAATAGTTTTTTATTTACTTCTCAGCTAGAAAAAAAAGGTAGGAAAACATTCTTTTGGAACGAACATAGAGATAAAAAAGAGAAACCCAAAGCACCTTTCTATCGAATCGATCATCTGAATTACCAAGCAAATGGTATCGGTTTTATCAATCAAGATCTTGCCCACTATCTCTGCCAACAAGATATCGAAACAGGTGAAGTCAAAGTTATCTCTACTCAATCAACAGGATACGGCTTACGTAGAACTGTTGATAATAATAGAGAAGGAACCATTGTTTATTTCGAAAAAAGTCTAGTGGAAGATGATGAATACAATCATGATTCAGGGATATTTGCTTATGAACGAGAAACAGAATCACTACAACATATTACCAAAAAATTCCAAACGGGTATATTTAGTGAAGCAGCTATTAGTCCCAATGGAAATTATCTAGCTATGGTAGGTAATCCTCTTCCTTATGAAACACCAAATCAATTCAGTCTCTTTCTTTATAGTATAAAAGAAGAAACAATAAAAGAGATTACTAAAAAAATTGATATCCAGTTCGCAGATAATAGTGTTTCTGACTTTTTCCAAAATGTTGGTAACCCAATTCTTCAATGGAATCCCGATTCTTCTACTTTTTTTGTTCAATCTTCCGAATATGGAAGGGTCAATCTATATGAAGGAACTCTTGATGGGGAATTGAAAAAGATATCTCCCGATAACTCCGTTGTAAAAGAATATATCGTTTCTGAAACAGGAGTTCTTTATGCATTCATCAGCCAACCTGAAGACCCCGTTCAGATTAAAAAATTTAAAAATAATGAGTGGACAACTCTATCTCATTCTACAAACCAATACTATTCAAATTATTCTTATGCAACGTACCGAGAGATCCAATATGAAGCAACGGATGGAGGAATCATCCATGGCTTAATGGTGTTACCAGCTCATTTTGATGAGAATCAAAAATATCCACTAATCTTAAATATCCATGGTGGACCTTATACAATGCATTCTCTTAATTTTTACTATGAAGCACAATATTTAGCTGCTAATGGTTATATCGTTTTGTTGGTGAATCCAAGAGGAAGCTATGGATATGGGCAAAAGCATACATCTGGCGTCTATAAACGATATGGAAAAGAAGACTATACTGATCTTATGACTATAATAGATCAAATTATTCTAGATTATTCTTTTGTAGATGATAAAAATTTATTTGTAACCGGTGGAAGCTATGGTGGTTTTATGACAAACTGGATTGTAACACAGACAAATCGCTTCAAAGCAGCAGTTTCACAGCGTTCAATGTCCAACTTTGTCTCTATGTTTGGAACAAGTGATATTGGTTATTTTTTCTATAAAAATGAAATGGGATATGACTTATCTAATGCGAAAGAGCTATGGAAAATTTCACCTTTAGCCTATGTTCAACAAGTAGAAACACCTACCCTTTTGATTCATGCTCTAGAAGATTTGCGGTGTCCATTTGAACAAGCGCAACAGTTTTATAACGGACTAAAGACTTCAGGTAAAGTTGCAGAAATGCTAGTATTTCCTGATTCCAATCATGAGTTGTCACGAACCGGTCGTCCTAGCTACCGAGTAGAGAGATTGGAAGCTATTTTAGAATGGTTTGGACGAGCTCATAACAAAGAAGAATAA
- a CDS encoding ABC transporter permease: MSKYIIKRIINVIPTLFIVAVIVFAVTRIIPGNPAAALLGPQASAEEIQKMTIQMGLDKSYPEQFFNYLKGLFSGDLGYSYAYNMDVSELILGRFPNTIILSAAALLIALLIGIPAGIISAYKRNTFLDYLVMMISLIGVSMPVFWLGVMLVLLFSVNLGILPATGMGNWSEGPAIFFKHLLLPSITLATIPMANFARITRSSMLEVLSQDYIRTARAKGLNEKTVIWKHALKNAFNPILSVLGMQVAGLLGGSVLTETIFSWPGMGKLVTDAIDRRDYGVVQGVVIFIALIYVVTNLIIDISYKVVNPKITYDGGGN; encoded by the coding sequence ATGTCAAAATATATTATTAAACGAATCATCAATGTAATCCCAACGCTCTTTATCGTAGCAGTCATTGTTTTTGCTGTAACTCGTATCATACCTGGAAATCCTGCTGCAGCTTTGCTAGGACCTCAAGCCAGTGCAGAAGAAATTCAGAAGATGACCATACAAATGGGATTGGATAAATCTTATCCGGAACAATTTTTTAATTATCTAAAAGGCCTCTTTTCTGGAGACCTAGGTTATTCCTATGCCTATAACATGGATGTTTCAGAATTAATATTGGGAAGATTTCCTAATACAATTATCTTGTCAGCTGCGGCTTTACTTATTGCCCTGTTGATCGGAATCCCCGCTGGTATCATCTCTGCCTATAAAAGAAATACCTTCTTGGATTATCTAGTTATGATGATTTCTTTAATTGGAGTATCAATGCCAGTGTTTTGGCTAGGAGTCATGCTCGTTCTATTGTTTAGTGTCAATCTAGGGATTCTTCCAGCAACAGGTATGGGAAACTGGTCGGAAGGTCCTGCTATTTTCTTTAAGCATCTATTACTGCCTAGTATTACGCTTGCCACAATTCCTATGGCAAACTTTGCACGAATTACCCGATCTAGTATGTTGGAAGTTCTCTCACAGGACTATATTCGAACGGCTCGAGCAAAAGGATTGAATGAAAAAACTGTTATTTGGAAGCATGCATTGAAAAATGCTTTTAATCCCATCCTTTCTGTTTTAGGAATGCAAGTAGCAGGATTATTAGGTGGATCAGTATTGACAGAAACAATTTTCAGCTGGCCAGGAATGGGAAAGTTGGTTACAGATGCCATTGATCGGAGAGATTACGGGGTAGTGCAAGGAGTTGTCATCTTTATTGCATTAATCTATGTAGTTACCAACTTAATTATTGATATTTCATATAAGGTAGTTAATCCAAAAATTACTTATGACGGAGGTGGAAATTAA
- a CDS encoding CpsD/CapB family tyrosine-protein kinase — protein MMLKKLNLFSQKDVDTLITHTNPHSIISEEFKTLRTNIQFAMANSPLQTLMVTSANEGEGKTTISANTAMSFAQQGKKVLLVDSDMRNPTLHKLFQVKNKSGLSNLLSDPYLSFSQVFQPTPHSNLTLLTSGPNPSNPAELMDSDQMNELIEKFKDEFQLIIFDMPPILPVSDSQIMAARVDGTVFVIRSGSTDKKDLLKAKELLQYAKATIIGAVLNDKKNKKLSKSDYYGYGVG, from the coding sequence ATGATGTTAAAAAAATTAAACTTATTTTCTCAGAAAGATGTGGACACACTTATTACTCACACAAATCCGCACTCGATTATTTCAGAAGAGTTTAAGACCCTTCGTACAAATATTCAGTTTGCAATGGCTAATAGTCCTTTACAAACGCTCATGGTTACTTCTGCTAACGAAGGAGAAGGGAAGACAACCATAAGTGCCAATACAGCAATGTCCTTTGCCCAACAAGGAAAAAAAGTTCTGTTAGTGGATTCTGATATGCGTAATCCTACCTTACATAAGCTATTTCAAGTAAAAAACAAGAGTGGATTATCAAATTTATTGAGTGATCCTTATCTATCTTTTTCTCAAGTCTTTCAGCCAACACCCCATTCAAATCTTACCTTACTTACGAGTGGTCCAAATCCATCTAATCCTGCTGAACTAATGGATTCCGATCAAATGAATGAATTGATAGAGAAATTTAAAGATGAATTTCAACTTATTATCTTTGATATGCCCCCTATCCTTCCTGTTTCTGACTCGCAAATTATGGCTGCTCGGGTAGATGGAACAGTTTTTGTTATCCGAAGTGGTTCAACAGATAAAAAAGATTTATTAAAAGCTAAGGAACTATTGCAATATGCCAAAGCAACGATAATAGGAGCCGTTCTAAATGATAAGAAAAATAAAAAGTTAAGCAAATCTGACTATTATGGTTATGGAGTTGGATGA
- a CDS encoding ABC transporter ATP-binding protein, translating into MIELKNISKTYGMKQALKNINVTIKPGEIFGLIGHNGAGKSTAIKSLVSIIEPSEGEIWVDGEQLSENRLNIKKRIGYVSDSPDMFLRLTAAEYWNLIAVAYDVSEEEKTKQLKKFMELFDMTEHQSEVISSFSHGMRQKTFIIGALLPNPDIWILDEPMTGLDPQASFDLKELMKQHAAEGNIVLFSTHALEIAQQLCNHIAILKKGEILYDGTTQDLIAQNENESLETIYLKLAGRQSKVEENESSALFERGE; encoded by the coding sequence GTGATTGAATTAAAAAACATTAGTAAAACCTATGGGATGAAGCAAGCACTAAAAAATATAAATGTGACAATCAAACCAGGTGAAATATTTGGTTTGATTGGTCATAATGGTGCTGGGAAATCGACGGCAATTAAATCACTAGTAAGTATTATCGAACCTAGCGAAGGAGAGATATGGGTAGACGGAGAACAACTTTCAGAAAATCGTTTAAATATTAAAAAAAGAATCGGATATGTTTCAGATTCTCCGGATATGTTTTTACGACTGACAGCAGCAGAATATTGGAATCTGATTGCGGTAGCCTATGATGTTTCAGAAGAAGAAAAGACCAAACAACTTAAAAAATTTATGGAACTTTTCGATATGACGGAGCACCAATCGGAAGTGATTTCTTCTTTTTCACACGGAATGCGTCAAAAAACCTTTATCATTGGAGCTTTACTACCCAATCCAGATATTTGGATTTTAGATGAGCCAATGACGGGGCTAGACCCACAAGCTTCCTTTGACTTAAAGGAATTAATGAAACAACATGCCGCAGAAGGAAACATTGTTTTATTTTCTACTCATGCTCTGGAAATTGCCCAGCAGCTTTGCAATCATATCGCTATTTTGAAAAAAGGAGAAATTCTTTATGATGGAACGACTCAAGATCTAATTGCACAAAATGAAAATGAGTCTTTAGAGACCATTTATTTGAAATTAGCTGGTCGTCAATCAAAGGTAGAAGAAAATGAAAGCTCAGCCCTTTTTGAAAGGGGTGAATAA